One Glaciihabitans arcticus DNA window includes the following coding sequences:
- a CDS encoding Ig-like domain-containing protein — MKVTTFCKFGITAGAAALLVGGLAVPAATADPAPTTPTTFGTLVGLGSDTTQDVVNGLGAAIPGNKIASYDAVGSQFVTTRAGGVDVPRASASGPGRDLLRVAIGQIAGVSITSAGVATPVNANNSVGLVDFARSSSGPATGDQTGEGVLAYIPFARDAVSVAVAEGSPLSVVPFVLGNNTTAGSTVPSLYNIYRGSVKFAFLNADESYNSVGAAAADAPAGTTSHAIKAVLPKSGSGTRSFFIGKLGLDETAVGGLITAGTITAKYGTGNADVQEHDGTALVGDAAAIVPFSIAQWVAQANSVAGVSDRRHGAQILGLNATPAVTSAASVYSTNPNYTAMVRDVYNIVPSKLADDASSDIAKAFVGANSEVCTATSTISAYGFQLLPGTTPETTCGFSNLRAYVGSPSSVSVEFSDSTVAVGSTVTATATVGTSNHNKGGTVFIVDAADNTVAQAPIAAGATTVAIPVTPTAITSLSLHAEFVPTLAGVKGSVSPDVALNVTASPSDVTVSAPSATRVGVAVPVIAWIGGVNVNGGTVTFRDGETVLGTTVVGAGEQGAFFSFIAKKTTYALTATYAAPTGSTTSGSVSAVKAIELGKGTPKITPAKFVSVKASQKGKVVLTVSGVAGAVPTGTVTIREGAKVLVSKTISSSTGKATVILPKLKKGTHKLVITYNGDTRWNTGTKSLSIKIK; from the coding sequence CGGAAACAAGATCGCTTCCTACGATGCAGTGGGCAGCCAGTTCGTCACGACCCGCGCGGGCGGCGTCGACGTTCCCCGCGCGTCGGCTTCCGGACCCGGCCGCGACCTGCTTCGCGTCGCCATCGGACAGATCGCCGGTGTCTCGATCACCAGCGCCGGTGTCGCCACCCCCGTGAACGCGAACAACTCGGTCGGCCTCGTCGACTTCGCCCGCAGCTCGAGCGGACCGGCAACCGGCGACCAGACCGGTGAAGGCGTCCTCGCCTACATCCCCTTCGCCCGTGACGCTGTCAGTGTTGCGGTAGCAGAGGGCAGCCCCCTTTCGGTCGTTCCGTTCGTGCTCGGCAACAACACCACCGCCGGCTCCACGGTTCCCTCGCTGTACAACATCTACCGCGGATCGGTGAAGTTCGCTTTCCTGAACGCAGACGAATCGTACAACTCCGTGGGCGCAGCAGCAGCTGACGCCCCGGCCGGTACCACCTCCCACGCGATCAAGGCTGTCCTGCCGAAGAGCGGTTCGGGCACGCGCTCGTTCTTCATCGGCAAGCTCGGCCTGGACGAGACCGCAGTCGGTGGCCTCATCACCGCGGGCACGATCACGGCCAAGTACGGCACAGGCAACGCCGACGTCCAGGAGCACGATGGAACCGCCCTCGTGGGCGACGCGGCGGCCATCGTGCCGTTCTCGATCGCACAGTGGGTCGCCCAGGCAAACTCGGTTGCTGGTGTCTCCGACCGTCGTCACGGCGCGCAGATCCTCGGACTCAACGCGACGCCTGCCGTCACGTCGGCTGCAAGCGTCTACTCGACCAACCCGAACTACACGGCCATGGTCCGCGACGTCTACAACATCGTTCCCTCGAAGCTCGCCGATGACGCCTCCAGCGACATCGCGAAGGCCTTCGTCGGTGCGAACTCCGAGGTGTGCACGGCTACGTCCACGATCAGCGCCTACGGCTTCCAGCTGCTGCCCGGCACGACGCCCGAGACCACGTGTGGCTTCTCCAACCTGCGTGCATACGTCGGCTCGCCGAGCAGCGTCTCGGTCGAGTTCAGCGACTCCACCGTCGCCGTCGGATCCACCGTCACCGCAACGGCCACCGTCGGAACGTCCAACCACAACAAGGGCGGCACGGTCTTCATCGTCGACGCCGCCGACAACACGGTTGCCCAGGCGCCCATCGCCGCCGGTGCAACGACCGTAGCCATCCCCGTCACCCCGACCGCGATCACGAGCCTCAGCCTCCACGCCGAGTTCGTGCCGACCCTCGCCGGTGTCAAGGGCAGTGTTTCTCCCGACGTCGCGCTCAACGTCACGGCTTCCCCCTCGGACGTCACGGTCTCCGCACCGTCGGCGACCCGGGTCGGCGTAGCCGTCCCGGTCATCGCCTGGATCGGCGGAGTGAACGTCAATGGTGGAACCGTCACCTTCCGTGACGGCGAGACCGTGCTCGGCACGACAGTCGTCGGAGCCGGCGAGCAGGGTGCCTTCTTCTCCTTCATCGCGAAGAAGACCACCTACGCGCTGACCGCGACCTACGCGGCGCCCACCGGATCGACCACCTCGGGCAGCGTCAGCGCCGTCAAGGCGATCGAGCTCGGCAAGGGAACCCCGAAGATCACCCCCGCCAAATTCGTCTCGGTGAAGGCCAGCCAGAAGGGCAAGGTCGTGCTGACCGTGTCCGGTGTTGCCGGAGCGGTTCCGACCGGCACCGTGACCATCCGCGAGGGTGCGAAGGTGCTCGTGAGCAAGACCATCTCGAGCTCGACCGGCAAGGCGACGGTTATCCTGCCGAAGCTCAAGAAGGGCACCCACAAGCTCGTCATCACCTACAACGGTGACACGCGCTGGAACACGGGCACGAAGAGCCTGAGCATCAAGATCAAGTAA